The following proteins come from a genomic window of Anguilla rostrata isolate EN2019 chromosome 17, ASM1855537v3, whole genome shotgun sequence:
- the LOC135243647 gene encoding ATP-sensitive inward rectifier potassium channel 12-like: MSAGGAGRYSIVSSEEEGPRAATMPGVNGFGNGKIHTRQKCRNRFVRKNGQCNVHFSHMDDKSQRYLSDMFTTCVDIRWRYMFIIFTLAFIVSWLAFGLGFWLIALVHGDLDNPGGDENFTPCVLQVNGFVAAFLFSIETQTTIGYGFRCVTEECPLAVFMVVFQSIVGCVIDSFMIGAIMAKMARPKKRAQTLLFSHNAVIAMRDGKLCLMWRVGNLRKSHIVEAHVRAQLIKSRVTEEGEYIPFDQIDINVGYDKGVDRIFLVSPITILHEIDEESPLFGISKQDLETSDFEIVVILEGMVEATAMTTQARSSYLSSEVLWGRRFEPVIFEEKNQYKVDYANFHKTFEVPSTPRCSAKDMVENKFLVPSANTFCYENELAFINRDEEDEGNAEGVLDEGGTGRHELERLQVTLPLDQRPYRRESEI; this comes from the coding sequence ATGAgcgcgggcggggccggccgCTACAGCATCGTCTCGTCGGAGGAAGAGGGCCCGCGCGCCGCCACCATGCCCGGGGTCAACGGCTTCGGCAACGGCAAGATCCACACGCGGCAGAAGTGCCGCAACCGCTTCGTGCGGAAGAACGGCCAGTGCAACGTCCACTTCTCCCACATGGACGACAAGTCCCAGCGCTACCTGTCGGACATGTTCACCACCTGCGTGGACATCCGCTGGCGTTACATGTTCATCATCTTCACGCTGGCCTTCATCGTGTCCTGGCTGGCCTTCGGGCTGGGCTTTTGGCTCATCGCGCTGGTCCACGGCGACCTGGACAACCCCGGCGGGGACGAGAACTTCACGCCCTGCGTGCTCCAGGTCAACGGCTTCGTGGCGGCCTTCCTCTTCTCCATCGAGACGCAGACCACCATCGGCTACGGCTTCCGCTGCGTGACCGAGGAGTGCCCGCTGGCCGTCTTCATGGTGGTCTTCCAGTCCATCGTGGGCTGCGTGATCGACTCCTTCATGATCGGTGCCATCATGGCCAAGATGGCACGGCCCAAAAAGCGGGCGCAGACGCTGCTCTTCAGCCACAACGCCGTCATCGCCATGCGGGACGGGAAGCTGTGCCTGATGTGGCGGGTGGGCAACCTCCGGAAGAGCCACATCGTGGAGGCGCACGTCCGCGCGCAGCTGATCAAGTCGCGGGTCACCGAGGAAGGGGAGTACATCCCCTTCGACCAGATAGACATCAACGTGGGCTACGACAAGGGCGTGGACCGCATCTTCCTGGTCTCGCCCATCACCATCCTCCACGAGATCGACGAGGAGAGCCCCCTGTTCGGCATCAGCAAGCAGGACCTGGAGACGTCCGACTTCGAGATCGTGGTGATCCTGGAGGGGATGGTGGAGGCCACGGCCATGACCACCCAGGCACGGAGCTCCTACCTGTCCAGCGAGGTCCTGTGGGGGCGCCGCTTCGAGCCGGTCATCTTCGAGGAGAAGAACCAGTACAAAGTGGACTACGCCAACTTCCACAAGACCTTCGAGGTGCCCTCCACCCCTCGCTGCAGTGCCAAGGACATGGTAGAGAACaagttcctggtccccagcgccaACACCTTCTGCTACGAGAACGAGCTCGCCTTCATCAACAgggacgaggaggacgagggaAATGCGGAAGGGGTTCTAGATGAAGGCGGCACCGGCCGACACGAGCTGGAGAGACTGCAGGTTACTCTACCCCTAGACCAGCGGCCATACCGGAGAGAATCGGAAATATGA